The following are encoded together in the Ictalurus punctatus breed USDA103 chromosome 1, Coco_2.0, whole genome shotgun sequence genome:
- the atp1a3b gene encoding sodium/potassium-transporting ATPase subunit alpha-3b, which translates to MGYGRSDSYRVATTQDKDNKGSNKKKNAAKDLDELKKEVPLTEHKMSVEEVCRKFQTDIVQGLTNAKAAEFLIRDGPNALTPPPTTPEWVKFCRQLFGGFSILLWTGAILCFLAYAIQAATEDDPAGDNLYLGIVLSAVVIITGCFSYFQEAKSSKIMESFKNMVPQQALVIREGEKMQINAEEVVAGDLVEVKGGDRIPADLRITSSHGCKVDNSSLTGESEPQTRSPDCTHDNPLETRNIAFFSTNCVEGTARGIVVCTGDRTVMGRIATLTSGLETGKTPIAKEIEHFIHIITGVAVFLGLSFFILSIILGYSWLEAVIFLIGIIVANVPEGLLATVTVCLTLTAKRMARKNCLVKNLEAVETLGSTSTICSDKTGTLTQNRMTVAHMWFDNQIHEADTTEDQSGAAFDKTSVTWVSLARVAALCNRAVFKAAQDGLPILKRDVAGDASESALLKCIELSCGSVKLMREKNKKVAEIPFNSTNKYQLSIHETEDPNDNRYLLVMKGAPERILDRCSTIMLQGKEQPMDEEMKEAFQNAYMELGGLGERVLGFCHRLMPEDQYPKGFAFDTDDVNFQTDNLCFVGLISMIDPPRAAVPDAVGKCRSAGIKVIMVTGDHPITAKAIAKGVGIISEGTETVEDIAARLNIPVSQVNPRDAKACVIHGTELKDMSQEQIDDILRNHTEIVFARTSPQQKLIIVEGCQRQGAIVAVTGDGVNDSPALKKADIGVAMGIAGSDVSKQAADMILLDDNFASIVTGVEEGRLIFDNLKKSIAYTLTSNIPEITPFLFFIIVNIPLPLGTITILCIDLGTDMVPAISLAYEAAESDIMKRQPRNPLRDKLVNERLISIAYGQIGMIQALGGFFAYFVILAENGFLPSYLVGIRLSWDDRSVNDLEDSYGQQWTYEQRKIVEFTCHTAFFVSIVVVQWADLIICKTRRNSVFQQGMRNKILIFGLFEETALAAFLSYCPGMDVALRMYPLKPSWWFCAFPYSFLIFVYDEIRKLLLRRNPGGWVERETYY; encoded by the exons ATGGGG TATGGGCGATCAGACAGCTACCGCGTGGCTACCACGCAGGACAAAGACAATAAGGGCTCCAATAAGAAGAAAAATGCGGCAAAAGATCTGGATGAACTGAAGAAAGAAGTGCCTCTG ACAGAACACAAGATGTCAGTGGAAGAAGTATGCCGGAAATTCCAGACAGACATAGTACAG GGTCTGACTAATGCCAAGGCGGCTGAGTTTCTGATTCGGGACGGACCAAACGCTCTCACGCCTCCCCCAACCACGCCCGAGTGGGTGAAGTTCTGCAGGCAACTCTTCGGAGGCTTCTCCATCCTGCTGTGGACCGGCGCCATCCTCTGCTTCCTGGCCTATGCCATCCAGGCTGCCACTGAGGACGACCCAGCTGGGGACAAC TTGTATCTAGGTATTGTGCTGTCGGCTGTAGTCATCATCACCGGCTGCTTCTCCTACTTCCAGGAGGCCAAGAGCTCCAAGATTATGGAGTCTTTCAAGAACATGGTGCCCCAG CAAGCGTTGGTGATCCGTGAAGGAGAGAAGATGCAGATTAACGCCGAGGAGGTCGTGGCTGGAGATCTCGTAGAGGTGAAAGGAGGCGATAGAATTCCTGCTGACCTCAGAATAACATCCTCCCATGGCTGCAAG GTGGATAACTCCTCTCTAACTGGGGAATCAGAGCCACAGACGCGATCGCCCGACTGCACTCATGACAATCCTCTGGAAACCCGCAACATCGCTTTCTTCTCCACTAACTGCGTAGAGG GCACTGCCCGTGGCATCGTCGTATGCACCGGTGATCGTACAGTGATGGGCCGCATCGCCACGCTGACCTCAGGGCTGGAAACGGGGAAGACCCCCATTGCCAAGGAGATTGAGCACTTCATTCACATCATCACAGGTGTGGCCGTCTTCCTGGGACTCAGTTTCTTCATCCTGTCCATCATCTTGGGCTACAGCTGGCTGGAGGCTGTCATCTTCCTCATTGGTATTATTGTGGCCAATGTGCCTGAAGGACTGCTGGCTACTGtcact GTGTGTCTGACCCTGACAGCGAAGCGCATGGCTCGGAAGAATTGCCTGGTGAAAAATCTGGAGGCTGTAGAGACTCTGGGGTCCACATCTACCATTTGCTCAGATAAGACTGGAACCCTGACGCAGAACCGCATGACTGTGGCCCACATGTGGTTTGACAACCAGATCCATGAGGCCGACACCACTGAGGACCAGTCCG GCGCAGCCTTCGATAAGACCTCGGTGACATGGGTGTCTCTGGCTCGTGTTGCGGCATTGTGTAACAGGGCAGTGTTTAAAGCGGCCCAAGACGGTCTACCAATCCTGAAGAGAGACGTGGCCGGTGACGCCTCCGAGTCTGCCCTGCTGAAGTGCATCGAGCTCTCCTGCGGGTCTGTCAAACTGATGAGGGAAAAGAACAAGAAAGTAGCTGAGATCCCATTCAACTCTACTAACAAATATCAG CTGTCCATCCATGAGACCGAGGACCCAAATGATAACCGCTATCTGCTGGTGATGAAGGGAGCGCCAGAACGCATCCTGGACCGCTGCTCTACCATCATGCTACAGGGCAAGGAGCAACCCATGGATGAAGAGATGAAGGAGGCCTTTCAGAACGCCTATATGGAGCTGGGAGGGCTGGGAGAGAGAGTGCTgg GCTTCTGCCACCGCTTAATGCCAGAGGATCAGTACCCTAAAGGTTTTGCCTTCGACACAGACGATGTTAACTTCCAAACAGACAACCTGTGCTTTGTGGGCCTGATCTCCATGATTGACCCTCCCCGTGCCGCCGTGCCTGACGCAGTGGGCAAGTGCCGTTCAGCTGGTATCAAGGTCATCATGGTGACTGGAGACCACCCCATCACAGCCAAAGCCATCGCCAAGGGAGTAGGCATCATCTCAGAGGGCACTGAAACAGTGGAGGACATTGCAGCTCGTCTTAATATCCCAGTCAGCCAGGTCAACCCCAG GGATGCCAAAGCCTGTGTAATCCATGGCACAGAACTGAAGGACATGTCTCAAGAGCAAATAGATGATATTCTGCGCAACCATACTGAAATTGTCTTTGCCAGgacctctccccagcaaaagcTCATTATTGTGGAGGGCTGCCAGCGAcag GGAGCTATTGTAGCTGTAACCGGTGATGGCGTAAATGACTCTCCTGCTCTGAAAAAGGCCGATATCGGTGTTGCTATGGGGATCGCTGGATCCGATGTGTCCAAGCAGGCTGCTGACATGATCCTGCTGGATGACAATTTTGCATCCATTGTGACTGGCGTAGAAGagg GTCGCCTGATCTTCGACAACCTGAAGAAATCCATCGCTTATACTCTGACCAGCAACATCCCGGAGATCACCCCTTTCCTCTTTTTCATCATCGTCAACATCCCATTACCCCTCGGTACCATCACAATTCTCTGCATCGACCTTGGCACAGACATG GTTCCTGCCATCTCTCTGGCCTATGAGGCAGCTGAGAGTGACATCATGAAGAGGCAGCCCAGGAACCCACTGAGGGACAAACTGGTCAACGAGCGTCTCATTAGCATCGCTTATGGACAGATTG gTATGATCCAAGCCTTAGGAGGTTTCTTTGCCTACTTTGTAATATTGGCTGAGAACGGTTTCCTTCCCTCTTATCTGGTGGGCATCAGGCTCTCCTGGGACGACCGCAGCGTCAACGACCTTGAAGACAGCTATGGACAGCAGTGG ACCTACGAGCAGAGAAAGATTGTGGAGTTCACATGCCACACAGCTTTCTTTGTTAGCATTGTGGTTGTGCAGTGGGCTGATCTAATCATCTGCAAGACCAGGCGTAACTCTGTGTTCCAACAGGGCATGAG gaatAAGATTCTGATCTTCGGTCTGTTTGAGGAGACAGCTCTAGCTGCATTTCTATCCTACTGCCCAGGCATGGACGTGGCACTCAGGATGTACCCACTAAa ACCTTCCTGGTGGTTCTGTGCATTCCCGTATAGTTTCCTAATCTTCGTGTACGACGAGATCCGAAAGCTTCTCCTGCGCCGAAACCCTGGAG gTTGGGTGGAAAGAGAGACATACTATTGA